Sequence from the Wielerella bovis genome:
CCAGCCTGAGAATTCTATCAACCAATCCATGATAGACCCCTAGTCTAAAACAACTGCTGTACCATAAGCAAAAATCTCTGCTGCGCCAGCGGCTACCGATGAAGTAGAAAAACGTACATTTAATATGGCATTTGCACCTGCTTGGTGTGCTTGTCTCATCATACGATTTAAGGCTTCATCGCGTGATTCGTTGAGTAATTCGGTATAGCCTTTTAATTCTCCACCAAAAATATTTTTCAATCCCGCCATAAAATCACGTCCAGCGTGTTTGGAGCGTACGGTCGAGCCTTGTACCAAACCCAAATGTTTCACAATGCGACGGTCTGGAACGTATTCTAAATTGGTAATTAACATGGTATACATGATGTTTTCCTTTGTATCAATTTGAAAAAAACAGGTTTCAGGCTGCATTGTGTGGAATAGGCAGCCTGAAATAAACTGTATTGAGATTATATCGGTTTTTAAACTTGAATGGGGAAAATGATTAATATTTCGGTTAAGTGGAATAATGGTGGGGTTGGATACTTCTATCTGAATATTTTTATTTATAAAAAATTATATTAATTCAATAGTTTGATTTATTGAAGAATTTAATCTACGAATTTTCAGGCAGCCTGAAAAGGTTTTGCAAACGTTTCAGCCTCAAAGCATGTAAACCACCCCTACTGATAAAAAACATGGCACAATATCTGTTTTATAACCGCTAGGACAAGTCATGAAATCCACCTTAACCCTTATTGCCACCGCATTATTATTATCCGCTTGTGGCTCAACTCATTCCCCTGTTGCTGCCAAAGGTTCATGGACAAGCGTTGGCAAAATCCAAAATGGCGAAATTGAAGTGGCATACGACACAGACAGCATTGTGCGCCAAAGCCAAATTGTACGCCTGACCGACCGAAAAGTGGTACTTGACCCACAAAAAACCCGTTTCACACAAACGCCACCCTACAAAGCCGCAATTACAGATTGGGAATTTGATTGCAGTAAACGCACCAACCGCCCACTCAATACACGGTTCTACGATAAAAATGGAACGTTACTTGCCCAACATGGTTACACGCGTAGTCAAGTGGCTCCCCAAGCTATCGCACCCAATACTCCTTCTTTTGCATTATTCAATATTGCCTGTAAAAAATAAAAAAAGGCAGCCTGAAAACTTGTAGGTTGGATACTGATATCTAATAATTTTTAATATAGTGGATTCACTAAATCAGGACAAGGCGACCACGCCCGCCGTGTACAAATAGTACATAAGGGCGTGGGTAACGAAGCAGATTTCTTATTTTAATTTACTATACATTTACTATACATAAGGGAGCTGGCAACGCTGTACTGGTTTAGTGAATTCACTATAAAAAATAGTTGTTAAATATAAGAAATATTGGATTCAAGAATTTGACCTACAAATTTGGGTTTTGCAAAAGTTATGGTTGGTCAAAATGGCATAAAAATAAGGCGATTGCTACCATCTCGTCTTATTCCATTCAGTCGTTTTCTTGACAAGTCAGCCTATCGCCCCTAAAATTTCCATCTCCAAAAATTCTTTGCCATTTCAGGCTGCATTTTCCAAAAATATTTTATTATTTTTCAAACCCATTTCATGTTGCACAACAAGGCAGCCTGAAAACTTTTATACGAAATTTCATTATGCACGTTTCAGAACTTCAAACAAAACATATTACCGAACTCATCGCCCAAGCCGAACAAATGGGTATTGAAAACGCCAACCGCTTTCGCAAACAAGACCTTGTTTTTACTATTGTGCGCGAATTGATGAAAAACGGACAAGAATTTGTCTGTTCAGGCACGCTAGAAACGCTGCCCGATGGCTACGGTTTTTTACGCAGCGGTGCCACATCTTATCTCGCTTGCCCCGATGATATTTACGTTTCGCCCCATCAAATCCGCCGCTTCAATCTGCACACGGGAGACACCATTGAAGGTACGGTACGCGTCCCCAAAAATGATGAAAAATATTTTGCCCTCGTACGTTTAGATAGCATCAACGGCGATAATCCTGAAAGCTGTCGCCACAAAATTCTGTTTGAAAACCTAACCCCCTTATTCCCCACCAAACAACTCAAATTAGAACGCGATATTTCAACCGAAGAAAATATCACAGGACGGATTATTGACCTGATTTCGCCGATTGGTTTAGGACAACGCGCTTTATTGGTTGCGCCACCTAAATCAGGCAAAACCGTGATGTTGCAAAACATCGCTCACGCCATTACAGCGAACAATCCCGATGTAGAATTGATTGTATTACTGATTGATGAACGTCCCGAAGAAGTAACCGAAATGACCCGTAGCGTGCGTGGCGAAGTCGTATCGTCCACATTTGACGAACCCGCACAACGCCATGTTCAAGTTGCCGAAATGGTAATTGAAAAAGCCAAACGCATGGTGGAACACAAAAAAGATGTGGTGATTTTATTGGACAGTATCACACGATTGGCGCGCGCGTATAACACCGTTGTGCCAACTTCGGGCAAAGTGCTGACAGGTGGCGTGGATGCCAATGCCTTGCATCGCCCCAAACGCTTTTTTGGTGCAGCGCGAAATGTAGAAGAAGGTGGTTCACTGACGATTATCGCTACTGCGTTGGTGGAAACGGGTAGCCGCATGGATGATGTGATTTTTGAAGAATTCAAAGGCACGGGCAATATGGAGCTGAATTTGGAACGCCGTTTGGCGGAAAAACGTGTCTTCCCTGCGATTAATATCAACAAATCGGGTACACGCCGTGAAGAATTGCTGGTACCGAATGACCAGTTGCAAAGAATGTGGGTATTACGCCGCGTGCTGCATCCAATGGACGACATTGAAGCGGCAGAGTTTTTGTTAGATAAAATCAAGAAAACCAAAAATAATGATGAGTTTTTTGATGAAATGCGTGGTGGCAAAAGCAGTGTCGCTAAAAAAGCCACAAGCGTTGAAACCGTTGTAAAATCGACACGTGGACGCAAACCAAAAACGACAACAGAATAAATTTAAATTATATAGGCAGCCTGAAAATTAGTTTTCAGGCTGCATTTTATTTTTAGCAATTAAATTTCCTAAAATAAAAAAAATAGTCTTAAATAGATACAAAATTAGTTAAATCTAAACCATAATAAAATTAAATTTCAAAATGCAGCCTGAAAGCCTTGTCAAGCAGCGTATAAACCTTTATTCTGCACGCTTTATTGAATAAACGAGAATACAATCATGAACCGCTTACAAAAAACCGATGATGTGCGCATTCAAGCCGTAGCTGAGTTGTTGCCACCGATTGCACATTTGTATGAACTGCCCATTAGCGATGCAGCCGCTGAATTAGTAGTGAAAACGCGCCAAGAAATTTCTGATTTGGTGCATGGCAAAGACAATCGTTTGTTGGTGATTATTGGACCATGTTCCATTCACGATACGAAAGCGGCGATGGAGTATGCCCAACGTTTGTTGCCTTTGCGCCAAAAATATGAAAAAGAATTGTTGATTGTGATGCGTGTATATTTTGAAAAACCGCGTACAACAGTGGGCTGGAAAGGTTTGATTAACGACCCACATTTGGATGGCAGTTTTGACATTAACTTTGGTTTGCGTCAGGCGCGTAAATTATTGTTGGATTTGAATAATTTGGGTATGCCTGCTTCTACTGAGTTTTTGGATATGATTACGCCACAATATTATGCAGATTTGATTTCATGGGGTGCGATTGGCGCGCGCACGACGGAAAGTCAAGTGCATCGTGAATTGGCGAGTGGTTTGTCTTGCCCTGTTGGTTTCAAAAATGGGACGGACGGTAATTTGAAGATTGCGATTGATGCGATTGGTGCAGCATCGCATCCACATCATTTCTTATCGGTAACCAAAGCAGGACATTCGGCGATTGTGCATACTTCGGGTAATTCTGATTGTCATGTGATTTTGCGCGGTGGTAAAGAGCCAAATTACAGCGCGGAACACGTTCAGGCTGCATCGGAACAATTAAGCAAAGCGGGTGTTACGCCGAAATTGATGGTGGATTTTAGCCATGCCAATAGTCGCAAAGATTTCCGCCGTCAAATGGAAGTGGCGCAGGATGTGGCGCAGCAAATCCAAAATGGTGAACAAAATATTATGGGCGTAATGGTGGAAAGCCATTTGGTGGAAGGTCGCCAAGATAAACCTGAATGTTACGGTCAAAGTATTACCGATGCGTGCATTGGTTGGGATACCACCGAAGAATTGTTGGCATTGTTAGCAGAAGCTAATCGCGTGCGTGTATAAAAAGAAAGAGCAGTCTGAAAATTTGATTATCCAAATTATCAAGTTTTCAGGCTGCTATGTATTAATAAAAAATAAATTTACATGAAAAAAGCCTGTTCATACGAACAGGCTTTTGGAATGCTGGCACGCCCACGGGGAATCGAACCCCGGTTACCGCCGTGAAAGGGCGATGTCCTAACCGCTAGACGATGGGCGCGGATAAAATCTTTTCTGGCGCACCCGGAGCGATTCGAACGCCCGACCCTTTGGTTCGTAGCCAAATACTCTATCCAACTGAGCTACGGGTGCAGTTAAGAAAGGTCGAATGATACTGGCTTTGTTTTTATTTGTAAAGTATTGTATGGTATTAAATTTGTATCATTTTGTTTTATTTTTAAATTTTATTTAATCTTTGGGTTATAATAAACATTTTTTGCTTTCAGGCAGCCTGAAAACTATTTTGAAGAAAGTCATCATAAAAAATGATTAGCCGTTTAACAGGAATTTTGATAGAAAAATTGCCACCACATATTGTGATTGATGTACAAGGGGTGGCGTATGAAGTGGATGTATCCATGCAAACATTTTATGCACTACCTGCTGTGGGTGAGTCGGTGCAAGTGTTTACGCAGTTGGTGATACGAGAAGATGCGCATTTGCTATTTGGTTTTGCGGATAAATCGGAACGTGCTACCTTTCGTCAGTTGATTAAAGTCAGTGGCATCGGTGCGAAAACGGCATTGGGGATTTTATCGGCAATGACTGCGGATGAGTTGGCGCAGGCTGTGGCACAAGAAGATGTGAAACGATTGTCCTCTGCTCCTGGTATTGGTAAAAAAACGGCGGAGCGTATGGTGTTGGAATTGCGCGGTAAATTGGC
This genomic interval carries:
- a CDS encoding YbjQ family protein; translated protein: MYTMLITNLEYVPDRRIVKHLGLVQGSTVRSKHAGRDFMAGLKNIFGGELKGYTELLNESRDEALNRMMRQAHQAGANAILNVRFSTSSVAAGAAEIFAYGTAVVLD
- a CDS encoding surface-adhesin E family protein, with amino-acid sequence MKSTLTLIATALLLSACGSTHSPVAAKGSWTSVGKIQNGEIEVAYDTDSIVRQSQIVRLTDRKVVLDPQKTRFTQTPPYKAAITDWEFDCSKRTNRPLNTRFYDKNGTLLAQHGYTRSQVAPQAIAPNTPSFALFNIACKK
- the rho gene encoding transcription termination factor Rho encodes the protein MHVSELQTKHITELIAQAEQMGIENANRFRKQDLVFTIVRELMKNGQEFVCSGTLETLPDGYGFLRSGATSYLACPDDIYVSPHQIRRFNLHTGDTIEGTVRVPKNDEKYFALVRLDSINGDNPESCRHKILFENLTPLFPTKQLKLERDISTEENITGRIIDLISPIGLGQRALLVAPPKSGKTVMLQNIAHAITANNPDVELIVLLIDERPEEVTEMTRSVRGEVVSSTFDEPAQRHVQVAEMVIEKAKRMVEHKKDVVILLDSITRLARAYNTVVPTSGKVLTGGVDANALHRPKRFFGAARNVEEGGSLTIIATALVETGSRMDDVIFEEFKGTGNMELNLERRLAEKRVFPAININKSGTRREELLVPNDQLQRMWVLRRVLHPMDDIEAAEFLLDKIKKTKNNDEFFDEMRGGKSSVAKKATSVETVVKSTRGRKPKTTTE
- the aroG gene encoding 3-deoxy-7-phosphoheptulonate synthase AroG — translated: MNRLQKTDDVRIQAVAELLPPIAHLYELPISDAAAELVVKTRQEISDLVHGKDNRLLVIIGPCSIHDTKAAMEYAQRLLPLRQKYEKELLIVMRVYFEKPRTTVGWKGLINDPHLDGSFDINFGLRQARKLLLDLNNLGMPASTEFLDMITPQYYADLISWGAIGARTTESQVHRELASGLSCPVGFKNGTDGNLKIAIDAIGAASHPHHFLSVTKAGHSAIVHTSGNSDCHVILRGGKEPNYSAEHVQAASEQLSKAGVTPKLMVDFSHANSRKDFRRQMEVAQDVAQQIQNGEQNIMGVMVESHLVEGRQDKPECYGQSITDACIGWDTTEELLALLAEANRVRV
- the ruvA gene encoding Holliday junction branch migration protein RuvA, which produces MISRLTGILIEKLPPHIVIDVQGVAYEVDVSMQTFYALPAVGESVQVFTQLVIREDAHLLFGFADKSERATFRQLIKVSGIGAKTALGILSAMTADELAQAVAQEDVKRLSSAPGIGKKTAERMVLELRGKLAHSDDAHLALFAAATPVNEREDIISTLLALGYSEREARAAVKGLPADVDVSEGVRLALKGLLK